In Alphaproteobacteria bacterium LSUCC0719, the genomic window ATTTTTCAATGAACATGAAGATGAAAAATCACTATAAATCGGCATCTGTTGACGGTAAGTCTTAGTATGACGCCCTACCCGAAGGAACGCCGACATGACCTATGACCTGACAGAAGACGGCCCGTCAGGGGCCCATATCAGGCGCGCCTATATCGCGCCTTTCATGGATCTTGTGCCGGAAATAGACGGTACCGTATTCGTGGCGCCAACCGCCGCCATTGTCGGCGCGGTGCGAATCGGGGCAAACAGCAGTGTCTGGCACAATGTGACGATTCGCGGCGACAACAACTATGTCACCGTTGGCGAGAACACCAATATCCAGGACAACAGCTGTATCCATATCGACAGCCGCACCTATCCGACAATCATCGGCAATGATGTCACCATCGGGCACTGCGCTCTTGTCCATGCCTGCACCATCGGCGATGGCGGGTTTGTCGGCATGGGTGCCATTGTCATGGATGGTGCGGTGATCGAACCGACAGGCATGCTGGCGGCCGGTGCGATGCTGACCCCCGGCAAGGTGATCCCGGCAGGCGAGCTGTGGGCCGGACGACCGGCCCGCAAGATGCGCGATCTCAGCGCCGAGGATCTTGTCAACAACCGCCGGTCGGCGGCGCATTATGTCGAGGTGGCGCGGGCCCACAGGCTCGGCTTTGGTGGCGGGCCGTTCGAAGAGATGAACCGTGTCCCGCTGCCACCCAGAGACTGATCTGTTTTTTCCAGGAGACCCCGAACCATGAATCTCAGTGACCCGACCCTGCTTCGTACCGACGCCTATATCAATGGTGACTGGGTGCAGGCACCGCAGAACAGGCGCTTTGCCGTCACCAACCCGGCCACCGGCGAGACCGTCGCCGAAGTGGCGGATCTTGGTGCAGAGGCGGTGACGGCGGCGATCGACGCCGCAGCACCGGCACAGAAGGCATGGGCCGCCCGCACCGCCAAGGATCGCGCGATGGTGATGCGCAAATGGTATGAGCTGATCCTTGCCAATGCCGAGGATCTGGCGGTCATCCTGACAACCGAGATGGGCAAGCCGATCACCGAGGCGCGCGGCGAGATCGCCTATGGCGCCACCTTTGTCGACTGGTTCGGCGAAGAGGCGCGACGGGTCTGTGGCGATGTCATGGAAAGTCCGATCCCCGACAAGCGTTTCCTGACCTTCAAGCAGCCTGTCGGCGTGTTCGGTGCCATCACCCCGTGGAATTTCCCGATCGCGATGATCACCCGCAAGGTGTCGCCGGGGATCGCTGCCGGCTGTGCCTGTGTGTTGAAGCCTGCCGAACAGACACCGCTGTCGGCGCTGGCGCTGGCCGAGCTGGCGCACCGGGCCGGCATTCCAGCCGGCGTGATCAACATCGTCACCGGCATGGATGCGCCGGCCATCGGCAGCGCGCTGTGCAATGACGACCGGATCCGCAAGATGACCTTTACCGGTTCGACCGAGGTTGGCCGCATCCTGATGCGCCAGAGTGCCGACACGCTGAAGAAGATGAGCCTCGAGCTTGGCGGCAACGCGCCGCTGATCGTCTTCGACGACGCCGATATCGACACCGCAATTGCCGGCACGATGGCCTCGAAATACCGCAATGCCGGCCAGACCTGTGTCTGCGCCAACCGGATTTTCGTTCAGGACGGCATCTATGACGAATTCGCAAAGCGGCTTGTCGAGGCCAGCGCCGCGATGAAGGTCGGCAACGGCATGGAGGACGGGGTCGAACAGGGACCAATCATCGATCAGCAGGGGCTCGACAAGATCGAGCGCCATGTTGCCGACGCGCTGGACAAGGGGGCCGAGCTTCTGACCGGCGGCGGGCGGCATGAACTTGGCGGCACCTTCTTCCAGCCGACCGTGCTGTCCGGCATGACGCCGCAGATGCAGATGTTCGGCGAGGAAACCTTCGGCCCT contains:
- a CDS encoding NAD-dependent succinate-semialdehyde dehydrogenase, which produces MNLSDPTLLRTDAYINGDWVQAPQNRRFAVTNPATGETVAEVADLGAEAVTAAIDAAAPAQKAWAARTAKDRAMVMRKWYELILANAEDLAVILTTEMGKPITEARGEIAYGATFVDWFGEEARRVCGDVMESPIPDKRFLTFKQPVGVFGAITPWNFPIAMITRKVSPGIAAGCACVLKPAEQTPLSALALAELAHRAGIPAGVINIVTGMDAPAIGSALCNDDRIRKMTFTGSTEVGRILMRQSADTLKKMSLELGGNAPLIVFDDADIDTAIAGTMASKYRNAGQTCVCANRIFVQDGIYDEFAKRLVEASAAMKVGNGMEDGVEQGPIIDQQGLDKIERHVADALDKGAELLTGGGRHELGGTFFQPTVLSGMTPQMQMFGEETFGPVSGLFRFSTDDEAIAMANDTEFGLAAYIFTNNTSRLFRVSEALEYGMVSANTGIFSSEVGPFGGVKSSGLGREGSKYGIDEFLEIKFVCVGL
- a CDS encoding gamma carbonic anhydrase family protein; translated protein: MTYDLTEDGPSGAHIRRAYIAPFMDLVPEIDGTVFVAPTAAIVGAVRIGANSSVWHNVTIRGDNNYVTVGENTNIQDNSCIHIDSRTYPTIIGNDVTIGHCALVHACTIGDGGFVGMGAIVMDGAVIEPTGMLAAGAMLTPGKVIPAGELWAGRPARKMRDLSAEDLVNNRRSAAHYVEVARAHRLGFGGGPFEEMNRVPLPPRD